The DNA region TTATCgattatagaaaattgaatgaaaaaacgattgGAGACGCATATCCACTACCTTGGATATCAGATATTTTAGATCAACTAGGTGGagctaaatatttttcaatatttgactTAGCCTCAGGATTCCATCAAATTGCTATGCACCCAGACGACAAACATAAGACAGCATTTACAACCCCTTACGGACATTACGAGTTTAACCGAATGCCTTTTGGACTGAAAAACGCACCAGCAACCTTTCAACGGCTTATGGATTTAGTTTTACGAGGTTTACAGGGAATAGATTTATTCGTATACCTCGACGACATCGAAATTTATGCACGATCGATGAAGAGCATGTAACTAAATTTATAAAGCTTGCTGAACGTCTAAGAAAAGCTAATTTGACATTACAATCAGACAAGTGCAAATTTCTTAGAACAGAAGTTAAATACTTAGGTCACATTATAGCATCTGACGGAGTTAAACCAGATCCAAATAAAATCGAAGCTGTAAAGAAATTTCCTGTTCCGAAAAACCcgaaaaatgtgaaagaatttttaggaCTAGCTGGATATTATCGTCGATTTATTAAAAACTTTGCTAAAATCGCGAAGCCTTTATCGGAATTAAtaagtaaaaataagaaattcgaATGGAATTCGAAAACGCAATTAGCTTTCGAGATCTTGCGCGACAAACTTTGTGAAACGTCTATAGTTCAATACCctgatttttcgtctcagttCATAGTTACAACAGACGCATCTGGTTTCGCAGTAGGAGCCATATTGTCGCAAGGAAAACCAGGCGAAGACGTACCCGTCGCGTACGCTTCTAGAGTCTTGAACAAACATGagcaaaattattcaacaactgAGAAGGAAATGGTAGCAATCGTTTATGCAATTAAAACTTTTAGACCATATCTCTATGGTACTTAGACAATTTACTTTGTTAACCGATCACAGATCGTTAGTATGGGTAAATTCTACGAATGACCCTACGTCACGTGTAATGAGATGGAGAGAACGTTTAAAAGAATTAGAATTCAAAATCCTATATAAAGCAGGTAAAATGAATACAAATGCGGATGCGTTGTCAAGAAACCCTGttgatatagaaaaaagggACGTATACCCCATAAAATTCAGGTGGAGACGGTCGACAGACCCTGCCCTTAACGTAGCACCGGGTATAGCCAGGCTACGATCGTCATCTGATTCCACTCAAAATCTCACACGGAGAAGCCCGAAGATTAGGCGACGAAATTTAAGCAGTTCTTCTAGAAGAAGACTTTTTAGGTTTCCCTAATCCGAATGGTAATAAACATTTCGAGAAAGTAAATTCTAAAAACGTGACAAATCCGAAAGCATCACGATTAGGTTCGAACTCCGACTACGACAAAAAACAAGCGATGGATAACGGTAGGCCTGATCAACCTATTGCCAGTCGTCTTAAATCTAAATTCACAGACAAAAATTCACATTCAAAAGAAATCGGTAAgaaaggaaaattaaaaatccttactgaaagaaaatcaaataataaacGTTATATACCATTCAGACATCGATCTGAATACGAAGATTCGTCATCAGACGAATTACCAGATTCTCCAGAAAATCATAGAACATCTGTTATCAATAAATCGAATGAGAATCAACAATCAGTTATCATAGAAATAGAATCAAATTCTCAATCTTCGACTTCGGTAAATAAAAactcaaagaaaaatcaattataatatttaaacttaaaattaacaaattaaaatcACGCCAATTTACATATTATGATTTAGCATTCACATGTCTCTTTACTACATAcacaaaaaagaaagttaGATATTCGTGATATTTCGGAGGGTTCGAATTAGTTGATATGTCACATAATTTCTGATACTCAAGCAGATGAAAGGTTTGTTGGAGTGAGCAGCTCGCGGCAACGGCCTTCGACGATGATGATTGCAGTTGAAATAGCTGGTGAGATGCCGTTGATGTAAGATGGATGTTGATTCGATGTTCAATTCAGCTTCTTTACTGCCGAACTTTGGGAGcgtcttcaaaaattattggCGTTAGCGCCACCGTTGAACTTGAGATAATTAAATCTCCACGATATACtggttgaattttaaataccaCTTGGTATATtagattaataattaaatcatcCATGAGACATTACACGAAATAAGTTATAATGTGAGTGCGAGGAATTTGACCGTTCGGCCTGGCGTCTTCTCGCTGAGTCTTTCTTCCTCGATCCTCGATCCTCGATCCGATTCCAGGTGGCTgtgtcgcaatcagtcaagcGTGCACCGCGACACACAATCTAGGCACCACTCAGAGCGCGCACTATTTAAATGATGCTATATCGTCACACAATCCACGATACTTCCAGACTATATAGACACTCAATCCTCATCATCGGATAGTGATGATTCCTACGTATTAAATCCAGTTAAATGTCGAACCGAGAAAAGCAACACAGAATCAAATACGCGTAAGCCAAGAGAAAAATTAGCTATAGTCAATGCGGAAAGCAGACAATCTCTTGTGTTCGAAGAAGGTTCTTACAATAATCCTTCAGCCGTTTaatagatagaaaaaatggtttttattGTCTTTCACGTACATAAATTTCTGTCGCACGTCTTGCTCGACTCGTGGCTAACGGTCGACTCCCTTCACTCGGCTCACCTCACCACCCTATTGGCTGCCAGCTCtcaccaataaaattcgatcgccattttaaataagaaaattaaactatTCCGAACATCCTCCCACCCGAGATTTGTCTCAATAAATCTCGAATATAAATATCGGACTAAAATGAAAGCAacgcaaaaattaaaattcagaaGTTCAAAATAACgtaagtctttttttttttttttatttgtgtaACGTTCAGGTCGCAGGACGACCCGTCCTCTTCGCGTTATGGTTGCTTCTTCTGGAACAGTCGAGCTCGAGCTCGGTTTCTCGTCTTGGGGTGCCGTTTCAGCGGCTTCTGCTCTCGGGAGAATGTCGATCTGTCTCTTTCTCATCTCACCACTCTCGTTATCGTTCAGTTCGAGAGGGTACACTCGTTGCACCGGCCTCGTGACTTCTCCTGAAGCCGTCTTCAAACGAACGACCCGAATTTCTCCATCATTCCCAGCGATAGTTTCCAGAACTCTCGCCAACGGCCATTCTAGTCGTTTATGAATGTCGTTGCCAATCATAACAGTATCACCCACTTTGGGCATACGCTGGTCCGTTTTTGACTTATTGCGCTGCATCAATTGACCGAGATACTCGGCTCGAAACCGACGTCGTAAATCGTCTCGCAATTTTTGTTTGTGGCGCATTCTCTTTACCATGCTATTACGATCCACACTGTCGCAATCGGGTACGCCAATCTCTCTGGTTTCCTGCAGGAACATAGATGGCGACAACGAAACCAAATCCATCGGATCGTCGGATACGTAGGTCATCGGTCGCGAATTTATGACCGATTCACAGTCGCAAAGCGTCGTCATCATCTCCTCATAAGTCAAACATGCCTTACCCAATATTCGACGAAGCAATCGTTTAACGAGCCCGACAAGACGCTCCCACCATCCTCCCCACCACGGAGCAGATGGTGGATTGAAGCTCCATCTCATCTTCTGAGCTCTTGAATAATCAGAGACTCTTTTCCAATCGATCTTTTTGAACAGGTTCTCCGACCCCACGAAATTTGTCCCATTGTCTGTTGTAAGACAATCACCAACATCCTTTAAGTGGATACATGATACTCTATCACCACGATAGTATGTGTAATGGGTGGAGCATCCTCGACACTCGGGAGCCTCGAAATTGTATCGTCGAGAGTCAGTCGCCATGTAGACAGTCAACAATAAATACCCACCTGTATTAGACCCGACTAGTATCAAGGCTTGTTACCCTGGAATTTATTTCTCCCTATACCTGACCCACTGCTAACCAGTATCCGTTAATATATTGCAAAATTGTCACTGTACATTGTGTGTGGGCGTCCGCGTCTTGCTACAAATCGTCGAAATGCTTCTAAAAACGCACTGGTTGCCAGAGAAGTTACCAATTCCAGATGTACGGCTCGGTATACGGCGCAGGTAAATAGACATATCCACGCCTTTTGTTTTCCCACTAAAAATACCGGGCCGGCAAAATCTACGCTCGATATTTCGAAGACGCCCGCCTCTCTCACACGGTTGAGTGGCAACGATGTCGTTTTTGCCTCGAAACTTTTGACTTCttgttttttacaaattatacaCTTTTTAACGATCGAACGGACTGTTCTTCGTCCTCCGACGATCTAGAAATCCTCTCGAAGGTTGACCAGGACAGTCTGTACTCCGGCGTGACATAATTCCACGTGTTTCTTGAAAACCAATTGACGCGTTATCGGATGGCGGCTCGGCAAAACAACGGGAAAACGAAAAGAGTACGCATCTGAACGTCTCGCAATTTTCGTATTCAATCGAATGAGACCGTCCTCGTCCTTGAACGCACTCAACGACCCAAATCTCTCGTCGTACTCGCCTTTAAACGATTCCTCTTGAACCGACTCAAGAACTTGCATTTCTGCTTCCTCGATCTCTGCCACCGACAAATTTCCGATTTTCCGTTCTTCCCTAGAACGTCGAGAATTATTCACAAACCGCCGTACGTACGCCTGCAAACGTATGGTTTCTCGATAGCCAGATCGATGTTGATAAATCCAATCGTTCGATGGGATTTCTCGAGAATCGTTGACCATCATTATCGTCGCTGTTTTCTTCAGCTCCGTACGTACTTCCGTCTCGTCAGCTGTGAATGACTGTCTAGGCCAATCTCGCGCGGGATTCAACAGCCACTCTGGACCCTCCCACCATTTTGACGCAATCAACGCTTCCACAGAGCATCCTCTCGAGAGCAAATCCGCCGGATTGATCTCGCCAGGGACGTGTCTCCACTCTTTCCAatccgtcaatttttttatttcctgtaCTCGATTCCAAACGAACACGCTCCATTCGGACTCTCTTCGTATCCAGGACAAGATCGTAGTCGAGTCACTCCAAAAAGACGTCAAAATTCCAGTTAACTCCAAAGCATTTATAGTCGATGCCATTAAACGCGCGCCGATCGTTGCCGCTAACAGTTCAAGAAGAGGAATCGTCGTTTTCTTCGGCGCCACTCGAGATTTTGCTTGTACGAGTCGTAGGGTTACACCCTCGACGGTTTCAGAACGTATGTAGACTACGGCCGCATATGCCTTTTGACTAGCATCGCAGAATACATGGAGACTCATATTTTCTGGTTTTTCGGTACCATCGAACAAATGtctcgatattttcatttcgccCAACATTTGCAATTCTTCGAACCACGCGACAAATCTCGTTGTCAAGTCGTCGTTCACCGCCGTCTCCCAGTCGATCTTCGATGCCCAAGCCTCTTGGAGTAAAACTTTTGGAAACAAGGTTACGGGCGCGGTAAAACCGATCGGATCGAAAAGAGCTTGTGCTATCGATAGAATAACTCTCTTCGTTATTTTCGCCGGTAATTCCTGTTTCAAACTCGTCATGTTGATCTCGAGGGTATCGTTCTTCTTATTCCAGACAAGTCCCAGGACCTTCGTTCGCTCATTTTCGTGTTGTCCAGACCTCTCCCACCCTCTCAATTCGAATCCGCTAGTCCCCATGATCTTAGTCGATTCTTCTACAAACCGATCGAGCTTCTTTATTTACGCTCGTTATGCAGTCATCCACGTAAAAgcttcttttcaatttctcgaGCGTGTATTTCGTACACGCCTCTCGTTCCATATCCTCGATGTTTTCTGAAGCCTTTTCCAGATGTAGCTTTATTACTGCTCCTAGCGAAAACGGACTGCAAGACACGCCAAAAACGACCCGACAGTGACGATATATAACGATCTCTCGACTCGTTCCCCGTTTCCACCACAGAAATCGAAGAAAATCGCGGTCCTCTCTGCGAATGCTGATGTGTAAAAAAGCCTTTCTTATATCCGCGATAACGCCAATTTTCGACGATctaaatgtcaccaaaatcgCGGGGATCAGTTCAATCAAATTTGGGCCTTTTTCGAGGCATAGATTCAAAGACGGAAATTACTTCTCTCTCGCCGAAGCATCGAAAACCGGCCGGATTTTCGTCGTACTATCCTGTTTGATAACGTGTCTGTGAGGGAGATAATGTCCGAAGTTTTCGATCTCTGTATCGGGCACGCGTTCGATTATTCCTTCTTTCAGCCATTCGTCCAGGACCCCGTCGTACGCGTCGAGATATCCGCCGCTTCGCAGTCTTTTTGTCGTCGCTTCCAGACGTTTTTCTGCCATTGCTCGGTTTGACGGTATCGGAGGGTGATCACTAATCCACGGCAGCTGAACCTCGTAACGGTTTTCGTCGTTCAGTCGCACAGTACGCCGAAAATCCGCTTCGACAATTTTTAACGCTCTTCGGTCGTCTGTTTTCGAACTGGGTCTGATATGCCGAGCACACCTAATTCCCACAATTTCTCAACCTCCACCTCTGcctggaaaattgaaatcaccGTCAACGCTGCGTCCGATCTCTCACGGCTTTCCGTCCCTTTTCCCATTAATGTCCATCTCAAACGTGTCTCAACGGCCACTGGACCACTTTTCAGTACGTGAGTCTTGCCCGTCATTAACTTACCAGCAACATCCGCTCTGATCAGTACCTGAATGGGCTCGGAAACATCGTGAACATCGGAAAGCTCGATTTTTAAACGTTTCAGCTCTGCCGCCCACAGCCCTACTCGTACATTGGGAATGTTGCTAcatatttcttcgttttccAATACCTCGAAACGACAGGGAAACTTACCTCCAAGATCGATCATTCTAAACTGATACCGATTATGTTCTTGTTCTTGCGATTTGACTCCTCCGAACAAATTGTGCGTTAGTCTCAAACACCCAACGGGCGTACATCCGACGGCTGTTGCAGCCTCTCTTGTCACGTATGATCTCTGCGACCCGGTGTCAATGATAGCTCGTACTTCTCGTTCCGCTTTCTCGCCGCGTAGCCTCACGCGCAACGTCTGTAAAAGAACTTCAGGGACATTCTCGAAATTGGCTAAATTGCTATCGGTATCAATTTTCGTCtcgtatttcgttttttcatcaatcgtttttcctttttccgaCATCTCTGGGCACATGACGACAACGTGTCTCTTATTGCAACTCAGGTTAACTCGACATTTTCGAGCCGTATGTCCGTTCCTCGTACAGTTGAAACAACCATTCTGCTGTTTCAATTTCGATTGTTTCTCCTGATGCGTCATTTTTCTGGCCTCGATGCAATCTGGACTTTTATGCACCCCGGAACAAAAAACGCACATTGATTTGTCGTCCTTCGTCGTCAGCAGCGTCGTCGCTGTCGGTATATCCTTCGTCTCGGATTTtggtttcgattttttcgctttttccggatcgatttttttcgcattatCCGACTCAGATGATATTCCGAATCCTTGAACGGCCATGGCTATTCTTTCCTCGTTTTCGACCTCATTcgttagaaaattcaaaagtgaGGTTAAACGCTCTTTCGACTCGACATCATTTCCCAATACGACACTCCTTTGCCAGGCCCGTAATATTTCCTCAGGAAGCGCAGACTCTACAAGGGGGTACAACATCGCAGCACATTTATCGGTCGTAACTCCCAACGTTTCCAAGGCTCGTATGTGTGATTCGAGTTTATCGTAGAGACTGGACATCGCGGGCTTCACCCTCGATTTCACCGCATTTTGCAAAACGAGTTTCAATAATTCTCAGACGTAAACTTCGACAAGAATTCGTCTCGACCAAAACGACTTTTTAAGCTTTTGATTACcttttcgtaattttcacCGGTTGGCGGGAAACTGTTGACTAATTCGCTCGCCCGAGATCCAGTGACCATAGCCTGTAACAAATACTGAAATTTGTCCTCCGTTCCGATTGTCGCATCGTCGTGGATCTTTTTGAACTGAGACCAAAATTGCAGGCAATCTTTGACTTCTCCGCTGAACTTTTTCAGCTCGATCTTTGGTAGCTTGAAACTCCTTCGGCTCGCGCCAGTGTCGTTTGTCACGCAGTTACCGAGATTGTTCCCGTTCACGGTGGTTATGTTACGACAATCGAGTCTCTCCGTGGCTTTCAGTTTGGCTCGTAAGAATTTCGTTTTATACTCCTCCTCAGATATACTTTCCGTTTCGAAATCCTCCTCTGCGCAGTTTGCAGCCACCATTTCATTGAAAACCTTTTTATTCGCGATCTCCAGATCCGCGGCACCATCTCTCACGATCTCGTAAATCACGTGAATATCGTCTGGATCCGATTGCGCGTTTTCGACGAGTCTCTCGAAGTTATTGCATGCCCTCGTGAACGCGCTACGCGCGATTTTTCTTAACTTTTTTGCACCTTCCATTTTTCATGGCGCACGGTCGATTATTGCAACACCAATGTCCTGTCACGGTCGCCAAATGTTCGAAGAAGGTTCTTACAATAATTCTTCAGCCGTTTGATAGAtagaaaaaatggtttttctgTCCGATGAGCAGAAAGTGGCAACTTTCTGCCGCCTGCGCGAAACGAAGTTACCACTTTCCGGCTCTGTCGGGCAGAAAAATGGTATACTATCCTTGGgcagtaaaaaagaaagcgTCAGATCACATGCAATTGTTGGTCGAGGCGAAGCcgacttttcttattttactgCCCTAGGTATGTAATATACTATTTATTGTTTCACGTACATAAATTTCTCTCGCACGTCTTGCTCGACTCGTGGCCAACGGTCGACTCCCTCCACTCGGCTTACCTCGCCACCCTATTGGCTGCCAGCTCTCACCAATCAAATTCGCCCGCCattttaaataagaaaaataaactattCCGAACATCTTGAATCACCCTTAACGCCAACTCAACAGCCTTCTTTAGTTACGCCTGTTCACACTCCCAAGACTATATCCGTGTCAAGTGTGACTGACACATCGACACATTCAAAAACGCCTTTGACGGataggaaaaataattttcaaagaagcTTAGCTAGAGATTCATTGAATAAGCGTTCATCAAGAACAGCCGAATTCCCACCTTCACCATCTCTTAGAACAAGACGAAAAACTATTGCAGATAACTCGAAAGTAATGACTAACATAGACGAAATTACTCCATACCTTACATCAAAGACAGACGACCTAATCTCTAGACAAACGAATTTGCATGACGACATAGAATTGGACGAAGAAAGTACAGAAAGACAAATTATAACTGCAGACATTAAATCAGCTTCGGAATATGATGAACCGATCACAACCATAATTCAGGCTAACGGGGACCACACAAAGGATGGACGTTGACGACAAGTTCCAAGACTTTCGAAATCGGACAAAAAATTCACCCTCTAGTGGAAGTGACACTGAAGTTAAACGGACAATAGAACAGACGCCAGTACGACATTTGCCAGACGAACAGAAAAAATGTACAGAAATTATAAAACCAAGAGCACCCGTGTCAAAGTAAAATATCGAAGTTACAGGGAAAATTATACCTAGCAgagacgtgaaaaaaataccaGAACCCTGACGGACGACGAGACAACATAAACCAACGCACAAGTATGCATTTTACAAAAGCTCAAGAGATCACCAAGGCAGCCATGCAAATAAACCTTCTAAACCTAAGCccgtgagaaataaaattaacagtCGAAAGATTAGGAAGCAGGTAGTAGAAGTATTGccgactccgaaaacaccagTTTCACTCGAAAACGTCAACATAGAAccttcgaaaataaatttaactcTAGATTCTCAAAGCCATCAAAACATAGTATCAATGAATAATTCTAATGCTTTAGAAAACCTAGACGCAGTATTAGAAATCAATGATTCGCAGAACTTACCAGACAATTCAGTAGAATTAAGCAACTTAGACAGTATATCAGATATCTCAGTATCTGAtgattcgaaagaaaaattcgttaGAAACTCGAGACAATTTAGAAATGAGAAAAGACAACTATCTATGCTTCATTTCCACTAATGGAACAGCATTAGGTCAAATAGGTAAACTCCTTACTGAAAAAGGATACTTAAAAAACATTAAGCCGATAAAAGAATATCAGATAGGATACACAATTATATTAGGAACAtcgaagaaaagaataatagCATTAGTCATTCAAGAACACGAACAAGATATACCCTTAGAAAAGAACTTTTACGACGCATTCGTAAATTTGAAGCAAAATATGGAAGATCTAAATATTAAAACAGCAGCTATATCTCAAGGTAAAAGTGGTATTAATAACCTTGTATGGGTTGAGATAAAGAACATCATTAGACAAGTATTTGGAACACAAATTGTCATAACGATCTGTAAAGACAAAATTATCATTCCAACTCCAGATATTAGACTCAGAATAATACGAGAAAATCACGAATCTCCGATTGCAGGACGCAAAGGTATTACGAAAACATACAATAGAATTCGACAGAAATATTTCTgggataatatgaaaaaacaaattgaagatTTTATAAAGAAATGCGTCAGCTGTCAAAAGAAGAAACTCACGCGTATTAAAACAAAACAGCCTATGGTCATCACAGACACATCCGCAGACGTATTTGATAAGGTAGCACTAGATATAGTAGGACCCTTCGAAACATCTCAGAA from Diprion similis isolate iyDipSimi1 chromosome 3, iyDipSimi1.1, whole genome shotgun sequence includes:
- the LOC124404697 gene encoding uncharacterized protein LOC124404697, with the protein product MGTSGFELRGWERSGQHENERTKVLGLVWNKKNDTLEINMTSLKQELPAKITKRVILSIAQALFDPIGFTAPVTLFPKVLLQEAWASKIDWETAVNDDLTTRFVAWFEELQMLGEMKISRHLFDGTEKPENMSLHVFCDASQKAYAAVVYIRSETVEGVTLRLVQAKSRVAPKKTTIPLLELLAATIGARLMASTINALELTGILTSFWSDSTTILSWIRRESEWSVFVWNRVQEIKKLTDWKEWRHVPGEINPADLLSRGCSVEALIASKWWEGPEWLLNPARDWPRQSFTADETEVRTELKKTATIMMVNDSREIPSNDWIYQHRSGYRETIRLQAYVRRFVNNSRRSREERKIGNLSVAEIEEAEMQVLESVQEESFKGEYDERFGSLSAFKDEDGLIRLNTKIARRSDAYSFRFPVVLPSRHPITRQLVFKKHVELCHAGVQTVLVNLREDF
- the LOC124404699 gene encoding uncharacterized protein LOC124404699 — encoded protein: MSSLYDKLESHIRALETLGVTTDKCAAMLYPLVESALPEEILRAWQRSVVLGNDVESKERLTSLLNFLTNEVENEERIAMAVQGFGISSESDNAKKIDPEKAKKSKPKSETKDIPTATTLLTTKDDKSMCVFCSGVHKSPDCIEARKMTHQEKQSKLKQQNGCFNCTRNGHTARKCRVNLSCNKRHVVVMCPEMSEKGKTIDEKTKYETKIDTDSNLANFENVPEVLLQTLRVRLRGEKAEREVRAIIDTGSQRSYVTREAATAVGCTPVGCLRLTHNLFGGVKSQEQEHNRYQFRMIDLGGKFPCRFEVLENEEICSNIPNVRVGLWAAELKRLKIELSDVHDVSEPIQVLIRADVAGKLMTGKTHVLKSGPVAVETRLRWTLMGKGTESRERSDAALTVISIFQAEVEVEKLWELGVLGISDPLPWISDHPPIPSNRAMAEKRLEATTKRLRSGGYLDAYDGVLDEWLKEGIIERVPDTEIENFGHYLPHRHVIKQDSTTKIRPVFDASAREK
- the LOC124404696 gene encoding uncharacterized protein LOC124404696 — its product is MATDSRRYNFEAPECRGCSTHYTYYRGDRVSCIHLKDVGDCLTTDNGTNFVGSENLFKKIDWKRVSDYSRAQKMRWSFNPPSAPWWGGWWERLVGLVKRLLRRILGKACLTYEEMMTTLCDCESVINSRPMTYVSDDPMDLVSLSPSMFLQETREIGVPDCDSVDRNSMVKRMRHKQKLRDDLRRRFRAEYLGQLMQRNKSKTDQRMPKVGDTVMIGNDIHKRLEWPLARVLETIAGNDGEIRVVRLKTASGEVTRPVQRVYPLELNDNESGEMRKRQIDILPRAEAAETAPQDEKPSSSSTVPEEATITRRGRSDIYIRDLLRQISGGRMFGIV